A single window of Paroedura picta isolate Pp20150507F chromosome 8, Ppicta_v3.0, whole genome shotgun sequence DNA harbors:
- the LOC143842723 gene encoding uncharacterized protein LOC143842723, whose product MPGTGPLESPAAVDEDSDSGASTNVDFIPGTQEEEERGVAGPPAQRRRIQIQDEVLSDDDEPALGPASSPPRGALQAEERLARERGRLRRVSILTSVGERILEHCQEESRRAAAADQAMLSLVAQEGKKLRAILRESNQSLRESVEEVRLIRRLMERAVVVMETANPPQITVHVPPPPTPPPPAPTPPTPSQNASTQTRRRTVLGKRIIKPADKFSPS is encoded by the exons atgccagggacggggcccctcgagtctccagcagcggtggacgaggacagtgattctggggcatcaacaaacgttg atttcatacccgggacacaggaggaggaggagcgtggggtggctggacctcctgcccagcgcaggcggatacagatccaagatg aggtcctttcagatgatgatgagccagccctgggtccagccagctcaccacctagaggtgctctccaagcagaggagaggcttgcgagggaacgcggcaggctgaggcgcgtctccatctTAACAAGCGTTGGAGAAAggatccttgagcactgccaggaggagtcaaggcgtgccgcggccgcagaccaagcaatgctctccctcgtggcccaggaggggaaaaaattgcgggcaatccttagggagtcaaaccaatccctacgcgaaagcgtggaggaggtgagactgataaggagactgatggagagggcggtcgtggtaatggagacggccaaccctcctcagattaccgtacacgtcccccccccacctacaccaccacctccagcacccaccccaccgaccccgtctcagaatgcctcgacccaaactagaaggaggactgttctcgggaagagaataataaaacccgcggacaagttctccccctcctag